The following is a genomic window from Pseudothermotoga thermarum DSM 5069.
AACGATTGTTCAAGAAAAAGTCTTAAAGGTTTTAGATCATTCTTATTTGAACGAAATAATCCCACAACCAACCGCTGAAAACATAGCCAAGTGGATTTGGCAAATGCTCGAGGAATCTTTAACCTTCTCAAATTGCAAATTGTACGAAGTGATCGTTTGGGAAACGGAAGATTGCTTTGTTACATACAGAGGTGGCTGATTCGTGAAAGACGTACAATCTCAACCCGATCGCAGAAACATCTACCTTCAAAGGGTTGGCATCAAAGGTTTACTTTATCCGATAACGGTTATGGACCGGCAAAAAGGTTTTCAAGACACCGTTGCAACG
Proteins encoded in this region:
- the queD gene encoding 6-carboxytetrahydropterin synthase QueD codes for the protein MYLISRDFKFDAAHKLEKYHGKCEALHGHTYKLRVTLIGIPNEEGMVVDFVQLKTIVQEKVLKVLDHSYLNEIIPQPTAENIAKWIWQMLEESLTFSNCKLYEVIVWETEDCFVTYRGG